From a region of the Calliphora vicina chromosome 4, idCalVici1.1, whole genome shotgun sequence genome:
- the CheA7a gene encoding uncharacterized protein CheA7a: MLFKSLFVIFIIISVGELTRANDDNSPYTVEIDNFEISKEYDQKYVNWDTLGLQQKGRNKFVVGGSFTLNLNLADEQKLNLQVFPYDKDKQAKGPLVFNIEREVCKFIAEDEDIYPGIKDKSNLPDPETCPLPKGEYTIEDYEMNADFLPADTPKGDYLLVFLLKEGMSPVAGFTAIITISD; encoded by the exons ATGCTATTCAAATCTCTTTTCGTTATATTTATCATTATATCCGTGGGTGAACTAACACGCGCCAATGATGATAATAGTCCCTATACTGTGGAAAtagataattttgaaatcagCAAGGAATATGATCAGAAATATGTAAACTGGGATACTTTGGGTTTGCAGCAAAAAGGACGAAATAAATTTGTGGTGGGTGGTTCGTTTACATTGAATCTAAATTTGGCTGATGAGCAAAAG CTCAATTTGCAAGTCTTCCCCTATGACAAGGACAAGCAAGCCAAGGGTCCTTTAGTTTTCAATATCGAGCGAGAGGTTTGCAAATTTATAGCCGAAGATGAGGATATTTATCCGGGCATTAAGGATAAATCTAATTTGCCGGATCCTGAGACTTGTCCCTTGCCCAAGGGAGAGTATACTATTGAAGATTATGAGATGAATGCTGATTTCTTGCCCGCTGACACTCCCAAGGGGGATTATTTGCTGGTGTTTCTGTTGAAGGAGGGCATGTCGCCAGTTGCTGGATTTACGGCTATTATAACGATTTCGGATTGA